In one window of Candidatus Omnitrophota bacterium DNA:
- a CDS encoding FAD-dependent oxidoreductase, which translates to MEQIRTGMNKKKIVVIGNGMAGARVVEEILGRAPGRFDFVMFGAEPYGNYNRILLSNVLNQTQEASDIFINPLSWYKENNITLHAGFKAVHIDTGRKTVTARQLHPQAAAYAVHTEGSLLAGPLEETYDHLIIATGSRPFVPPMEGFGGEGTFLFR; encoded by the coding sequence ATGGAACAGATCAGGACAGGCATGAACAAGAAAAAGATCGTTGTGATCGGCAATGGCATGGCCGGGGCCAGGGTGGTCGAAGAAATTTTAGGGAGGGCGCCGGGCCGGTTTGATTTTGTCATGTTCGGCGCGGAACCCTACGGCAATTATAACCGCATTTTATTGAGCAATGTTCTCAACCAGACGCAGGAAGCCAGTGATATTTTTATCAATCCTTTAAGCTGGTATAAGGAAAATAATATCACCCTGCACGCGGGTTTTAAAGCCGTCCACATTGACACCGGGCGTAAAACGGTCACTGCCCGTCAGCTGCATCCGCAGGCCGCGGCCTATGCCGTGCACACTGAAGGGTCCTTGCTGGCAGGGCCGCTCGAAGAAACCTATGATCATTTGATCATTGCCACCGGTTCCCGTCCGTTCGTACCGCCGATGGAGGGGTTTGGGGGTGAGGGGACGTTTTTGTTCCGCA
- a CDS encoding replication-associated recombination protein A, with translation MMSPTNLFSSDLPVDTKDSPLSARMRPRSLDEFVGQKHILGPGQLLTRAIEADRISSLILYGPPGTGKTTLALCISHKTQSHFERLNAVASNVEEMRRVIAAAQNRRRTTGGKTILFIDEIHRFNKAQQDVLMPDIEEGNIILIGATVFNPSFALIGPLLSRSLVFELEPISKEDMLVLLRRALSDAERGLGFLDVRPEPGALEFLAEICDGDARRGLNALEVAVLSTPKNSDGIVPLTVAVAEQSVQRKQINYDADGDAHYDTISAFIKSMRGSDPDAALYWMAKMLHAGEDPRFLARRICICASEDVGNADPQALVLATAAMQAAQFVGMPEARIILAHAAVYVACAPKSNAVYLGIDKALEDVRQNRTRPVPTSLKDTHYKGAKKLGRGEGYKYAHDYPGHYVDQEYMPHPVSYYQPTDQGYEARIKERLAKIKPASPD, from the coding sequence ATGATGTCCCCGACCAATCTATTCTCCTCTGACCTTCCCGTTGATACTAAAGATTCTCCTTTAAGCGCCCGGATGCGTCCGCGTTCATTGGATGAATTCGTGGGGCAAAAGCACATTTTGGGCCCCGGCCAACTGTTGACCCGCGCCATTGAGGCGGACCGCATTTCTTCGCTCATCCTGTACGGCCCGCCGGGTACGGGCAAGACCACATTGGCTTTATGCATCAGTCATAAAACCCAAAGTCATTTTGAGCGGCTCAACGCGGTGGCGTCCAACGTTGAGGAGATGCGCCGGGTGATCGCCGCGGCCCAGAACCGCCGCCGCACCACCGGGGGCAAGACCATCCTTTTTATTGACGAGATCCACCGTTTCAACAAAGCCCAGCAGGACGTGCTCATGCCGGACATCGAGGAAGGCAACATCATCCTCATCGGCGCTACGGTGTTTAATCCTTCTTTCGCCCTTATCGGCCCTTTATTGTCCCGTTCCCTGGTTTTTGAACTGGAACCCATCAGCAAAGAAGACATGCTTGTATTGTTGCGTCGGGCTTTGAGCGATGCCGAACGCGGCCTTGGTTTTCTGGACGTCCGTCCCGAACCCGGCGCCTTGGAATTTTTGGCGGAAATTTGTGATGGCGATGCCCGCCGGGGGCTCAATGCTCTGGAAGTGGCGGTCTTAAGCACGCCTAAGAATTCTGACGGCATCGTGCCTTTGACCGTGGCTGTTGCCGAGCAGTCGGTGCAAAGAAAACAGATCAATTATGACGCTGACGGCGACGCGCATTACGACACCATCTCGGCATTCATCAAATCCATGCGCGGCTCTGACCCGGACGCGGCTTTGTACTGGATGGCCAAGATGCTTCATGCCGGGGAAGACCCGCGTTTTCTGGCCCGGCGCATCTGCATTTGCGCCAGCGAGGACGTGGGCAATGCCGACCCGCAGGCCTTGGTGCTCGCGACAGCGGCCATGCAAGCCGCCCAATTCGTCGGCATGCCGGAAGCGCGCATCATTTTGGCCCATGCCGCGGTGTATGTGGCCTGCGCGCCCAAGTCCAACGCGGTGTATTTAGGCATTGATAAAGCCCTTGAGGATGTCCGCCAAAACCGCACCAGGCCTGTGCCAACATCGCTCAAAGACACCCATTACAAAGGCGCAAAAAAGCTCGGCCGGGGAGAGGGATACAAATACGCCCACGACTATCCCGGTCATTATGTTGACCAGGAATACATGCCGCATCCCGTGTCCTATTACCAGCCCACCGACCAGGGTTACGAGGCCAGGATCAAGGAACGCCTGGCCAAGATCAAGCCCGCCTCGCCGGATTAA